GCTTCGAGCGTAACGACATATTCTTCAAGAGTTTTAGGGACATCAGTGAGTGAACCCTTGCTAAGTTGGGGGTGGCTGAAGCGATGAACATAATGGTGTGACTCACCGAAAGCTTTAGAAAGTAATTCTCGAACAGTGCTATTCCACTGGTCAATAGTGTCCGTAGGCAGGACATTACGTCCAGTGAGGTCGATACCCTGAGCTATGAGCTGAGTTACTTCGCTCAGATTAGCCCCACCAGTAGCAAGTAGTTTGCTTAGTTGGTCAATGATGTTTTGAATCTCTTCGGGGTTCTTTTGCATATATCTTTCAATTCTCAAACAGCTGTTAAGTCGTGTATAGTTATAGTATGCCACAATCTGAGACAAAAAAGCCTAGATTACTCACGCTTCGACAAGCGTGTGAGTTATTAAATTGTCACCCGAACACGCTTCGTGCATGGGACAAAAAGGGTTATCTAGTCGCAGTTCGTTTCGGTACTAGAGGCGACCGCCGATACAAACGTGAAGATGTAATGAAACTATTAGAAAAAAGGAAATAACAATGCCATCAATTCAGTTCAAGGGCAAAACGTTCGTACAGAATCATCACTTAGCCGTACCTTATCATCAGTTAATACCGAAAAAAGACAAGAGTCTGACCGAGTCTGTAAGCCTGCATGACAACCTAGTCATTCAGGGCGATAATCTCCTTGCTCTTAAGGCACTACTGCCTACGTACGCTGGAAAAATAAAATGTATATATATTGACCCGCCTTACAACACAGGTAATGAAGGTTGGGCGTACAACGATAATGTAAACAGCCCCTTAATAAAGGAATGGTTAAAAGACAAGACACCTGTTGATAAAGAAGATCTTACTCGGCATGACAAGTGGCTATGTATGATGTTACCGAGATTAAAGCTTTTACGAGAACTACTAGCAGATGATGGCGTCATATTAGTAAGCATTGATGATATTGAGCAAGCTAGGCTTAAGTTGCTAATGGACGAGGTATTTCAAGAGCATAACTTCATCAGTACATTGGTATGGAAGAGTAGGCAAAACAAAGACAATCGTAGCCTAACTGGCGTATCAAACGACCATGAATATGTACTGGCATACGCACGAGATATATATGTTTCTAAGTTGTTTATTGGAGATGAGCGAAAGGTGGAACAGTATAGCAATCCAGATAACGACCCTAGAGGCGACTGGGTGAGCGGAAATATGGTAGGCATACTACCCGAAAGTCAGCGCCCAAACTGCCATTACGAACTAGTGAACCCAGACACAGGGGTAAATTACGGTAAGCCCAAGTTGGGCTGGCGATACGATAAAAATACAATGTCTCGTTTAATTAACGAGGAACGTATTTTATGGCCAAAAGAACCTACGGGCAGACCACGTAGAAAAGTCTTTTTAAGCGAGATGAAAGATTCAACCACGGGTTTTTCTAGTGTGGTAGGTAAAGATATTTATACTCGGCATGGCTCTGCGGACATAGATGAAATATTTGGTGAGCGTAAGTTTGATTTTCCTAAACCAGTAGCATTTGTGAAATCACTATTGCAACAAGTAACAAATGAAGACAGTATAGTCTTGGATTCATTTTCTGGTACAGGTACAACCGCCCAAGCAGTCCTTGAGCTAAATAAAGACGATGGCGGAAATCGCAAGTTCGTCTTAGTTGAAATGGAAGATTACACCGACGAAATAACCGCAGAACGTGTCCGAAGGGTAATAAAAGGTATACCCAAGTCTAAGAACGAGAACTTAAAGCAGGGACTTGGCGGTACGTTCAGCTACTTTAAGCTAGGCGACCCGATAGAAACCGAAGGCATACTAGACGGCAGTAAATTACCAAGTTATCTTGAGTTAGCTCGGTACGTCTATTACACGGCAACCGGTGAAGAGTTTAACGAATCTAAGCTAAATGAAGGTACGGGTTTCATAGGGTCTTCTAAACACCATGACGTATATATGATTTACAAGCCTGACATTGAATACTTAAAGCAAACCGCCCTTACCCTCAATAAAGCACGTGAATTACGAAAAAAAGCTGGTAGCCGACCATTGCTAGTATTTGCTCCGACTAAATACGTTGAGAGCGGAGAGCTAGATGAGCTAAAGATAGATTTTTGCCAGTTACCGTTTGAGATATATAAGGTTGGTAAGTAATGGAGCTGAGAGAGTACCAGAAAAAGGTAACAACAAAGCTCTCGCAGTATCTTACAGAGCTTGTTAGCGAACGAGAACGCTTTATGCGTGTACTGGAAGCTGACGCCGAATTAGCAAACGATATACATTACCCAGCAAAAGCTTGGAAAAAGATAGGGCTAGAAGACTACCAGAAATCTTTTAATGGCATAAGTCAGCCAACCCCTAATCTGTATTTCAAAGTACCTACTGGTGGCGGTAAGACCCTATTAGCAACTCATTCAATAGATCTTATAAATAAGGTATACCTTAATAAACAGAACGGTATGGTGCTCTGGATTGTCCCAACCACACAGATTTATAAGCAGACTTTAATTGCTCTAAGAGACCGTAATCACCCATACAGACAAGTGTTAGATGTTTCGAGTGGCGGAAAAACACTAATCTTAGAGAAAACCGACCGATTTACACCTGACGATGTAGCGGAAAATCTATGTGTAATGCTGTTAATGCTTCCATCCGCTGCACGTCAGAGTAAAGAGACACTAAAAGTCTTTAAAGATAACTCAGGTTATACTGAGTTCTTCCCTGCAGAAGATGCCTATAGGCTACACGAAGAGTTAATGGCTCGTGTGCCAAACCTAGACACGTTTGGAGAAGAGGGTTATATATGGGGCAATCTGCCCAAGACTTCACTCGGTAACACTCTGAAGCTATTGAACCCTATTACAATAATTGATGAAGGACATAAAGCTTATACTGAAAATGCTCGTAACACTATTTTCGGATTCAACCCTTCATTCGTATTAGAGCTATCAGCTACTCCGCCAGAAAATGCTAATAAATTGGTGGAGATAACGGGTAAAGAGCTCAATGATGAGGAGATGATTAAGCTAGATTTGCACTTAGTAAACAAGACAACTGCAGGCTGGAAAGAAACACTCGCAGAATCAGTTTCTATGCGTGCTGACCTTGAGACTAAGGCAAAAGAGTATGAGCAGAACACCGACAATCACATACGCCCCATCACTTTAGTCCAAGTAGAACGAACGGGTAAAGACCAAAGAGACGGCAATTATATACATGCTGAAGACGTTAAAGAATATCTTATTAAGCAAGCTAACATACCTGAAGAGCAAATAGCTATAAAGTCATCGGAAAAAGATGACATTGAGGGTATAGACCTTCTGTCTAAAGACTGCTCCATTAGGTTTATAATCACTAAGCAAGCCCTCCAAGAGGGTTGGGATTGTCCTTTTGCGTATGTCCTTTGTGCTCTTACTAAATCACAATCAGAAACTGCTATGACCCAGCTTATCGGTCGTGTGCTTCGCCAGCCTTATGCAAGAAAGACAGGAATCAAGGCTCTAGACGAATGTTACGTATATAGTTTCCAGCACGACACAGCCAAACTAGTAAAAGGCATTAAACAAAACCTAGAGGGCGAAGGACTTGGTGATTTAGTGGGTCGTATATCAGTAGATACTGAAGACGATGGCAACCCCGACTTTCTGCAACCGAAAAAGACTGAATACCGAGATGATTTTAAGAAGTTTGCAGGGAAGATATTTTTGCCAGTATTTGCCATTGACGACGGCTTAGGCTGGCGTGAGGTACGGTATTCAACCGACATTTTAAGCCGCATTAAGTGGTCTAAAGCTTCGTTAGGCTCTCTTTCACAATTAGTACTTATGAATAAGTCTACAGACGACATTGCAGTATCTGTAAGCGTAGATGATGATGGTAAGCCAGTGTCAAGGACAGTAGCAGAGCGTAGCTATGAATCTAAAATTGATAGTGAATATATAGCTAGGCAAGTTATTGATATTGTGCCGAACCCTTGGGTAGCGTATGAGATTGCCAATAAAGCAGTTGAAATAATGTTAAAAGATAATGATATTGAAGTACTAGCTAGTAATCTGGTCTTTTTTATAGAGCATCTGAGGGCTCTCTTGCTTATAGAGCGAGATAGACTAGCTGAAGAGGTATTTCGCTCTCTATTAGGCTCAGATGAGCTCAAGCTATACCTAATCGGCGATACACCGCTAAGGAGCACAGCTACAGTTCGCAGTAAGCAAAGAATGAGAGATCTTCACGATGAAGAGCTACAAAGAAGTTTATTTGATTATGTCCCAAGCGAGGACATGAATAATCTTGAGGAGGCTGTAGGTCTGTATTTAGACGAACAAGAGCAATTATTATGGTGGTACAGAAACTTGGCGAAGGCAGATTACCGTATTCAGGGCTGGAAGCCTAACCGTATTTACCCTGACTTTTTAGCTGCTGAACAGTCATCGACTGATAAAACAGACTACAGCAAGGTCTACGTCCTGGAATCAAAGGGCGACCATCTCGCTAGAAATGAAGACACCGAGTATAAGCGAACAGTTCTGGATTTATGCAATGAACTAGCAGTGGAGACTAGCTGGAATGAATTAGATACTGGTCAATTTGATAAAGTCTTTCACTTTGAGATGTTAGACGAAAAAAGCTGGAAATCTCAGCTCAATAACCTGCTTACTGGAAAGTCTGAGACAACCATGAAAACGAAAAGGAACTAAAACTTTGTCATCACTCAACGAAGGCTCTGTTTGGAGAAAGTGGGATTTACAAGTCCAAACAAGATTAGACCAAAATTATACTTGCTTGGGTAATAGTCTTGAGCCTAGTGAGCTAGATAAACTTGCAACTGCTTCAGGCTTAACGAGTACAGAAATTAAGGCTCAGGAAATGAGCATGTCAGCTGAGAAGTATGCCAAGTTATTCGTTAATTATATCGGTTTATTCACTGATATTAATGTGATAGCTATTACTGACCATAACAACGGCAAGGACATCGACTTATTATTACAAGAAGTCTCCGATAGCCCTTACGACCTCACTATATTGCCTGGAATCGAAGTTGCGTCTAATCATGGCATACACATCTTGTGCGTCTTTGATTCTGAAAAATGCTGGAAGGACAACTGGGAATCAGCAATAGACCATTTTTTAACTGAAATAGGTCTTACTTCTTCACGTTTCAACGCAAGCAAACAACCTTTGAATGCTTCCGCTTCATCGCAAGAGATACTTGACTTAGTATCTACAAAGAACGGGGTAAGCATATTCGCACACATTAATACCAGCAGAGGCTTATTTATGCAGTCCAATACTGCAAATGGTGGTACGGCACATAGCGACATCTATTTGCATGAACATTGCCAAATTGTACAAGTGCCTCACAGTGGCAACCTCTCTTCAGGGACAGTGAACATAATTAATGGCAAAGACCCTCAATATGGAAACAAATCAGTTACAAAAATAAAATGCTCTGATTCTCGGAAGCTAAGTGACATCGGTTCTCAATTTTGTTGGATTAAGTCTGATGCTACATTGAATGGGCTGAAACAGGTTATATACGAGCCTACCCTTCGGGTTAAGATCCAGGACACTAATCCATACGAAGATAATCAAAAATTGGCCTTGAGCTCGTTTAGCGTTGAAGACGGCAGTGGATTTAAAATTTCCGACCAAACGATTCCTTTGAATAGAGACCTTGTGGCGATTATTGGCGGAAGAGGGAGCGGTAAAAGCCTATTGCTTGAAACGATAGCAGTTGTAAA
Above is a genomic segment from Candidatus Saccharimonadales bacterium containing:
- a CDS encoding DEAD/DEAH box helicase family protein produces the protein MELREYQKKVTTKLSQYLTELVSERERFMRVLEADAELANDIHYPAKAWKKIGLEDYQKSFNGISQPTPNLYFKVPTGGGKTLLATHSIDLINKVYLNKQNGMVLWIVPTTQIYKQTLIALRDRNHPYRQVLDVSSGGKTLILEKTDRFTPDDVAENLCVMLLMLPSAARQSKETLKVFKDNSGYTEFFPAEDAYRLHEELMARVPNLDTFGEEGYIWGNLPKTSLGNTLKLLNPITIIDEGHKAYTENARNTIFGFNPSFVLELSATPPENANKLVEITGKELNDEEMIKLDLHLVNKTTAGWKETLAESVSMRADLETKAKEYEQNTDNHIRPITLVQVERTGKDQRDGNYIHAEDVKEYLIKQANIPEEQIAIKSSEKDDIEGIDLLSKDCSIRFIITKQALQEGWDCPFAYVLCALTKSQSETAMTQLIGRVLRQPYARKTGIKALDECYVYSFQHDTAKLVKGIKQNLEGEGLGDLVGRISVDTEDDGNPDFLQPKKTEYRDDFKKFAGKIFLPVFAIDDGLGWREVRYSTDILSRIKWSKASLGSLSQLVLMNKSTDDIAVSVSVDDDGKPVSRTVAERSYESKIDSEYIARQVIDIVPNPWVAYEIANKAVEIMLKDNDIEVLASNLVFFIEHLRALLLIERDRLAEEVFRSLLGSDELKLYLIGDTPLRSTATVRSKQRMRDLHDEELQRSLFDYVPSEDMNNLEEAVGLYLDEQEQLLWWYRNLAKADYRIQGWKPNRIYPDFLAAEQSSTDKTDYSKVYVLESKGDHLARNEDTEYKRTVLDLCNELAVETSWNELDTGQFDKVFHFEMLDEKSWKSQLNNLLTGKSETTMKTKRN
- a CDS encoding site-specific DNA-methyltransferase — protein: MPSIQFKGKTFVQNHHLAVPYHQLIPKKDKSLTESVSLHDNLVIQGDNLLALKALLPTYAGKIKCIYIDPPYNTGNEGWAYNDNVNSPLIKEWLKDKTPVDKEDLTRHDKWLCMMLPRLKLLRELLADDGVILVSIDDIEQARLKLLMDEVFQEHNFISTLVWKSRQNKDNRSLTGVSNDHEYVLAYARDIYVSKLFIGDERKVEQYSNPDNDPRGDWVSGNMVGILPESQRPNCHYELVNPDTGVNYGKPKLGWRYDKNTMSRLINEERILWPKEPTGRPRRKVFLSEMKDSTTGFSSVVGKDIYTRHGSADIDEIFGERKFDFPKPVAFVKSLLQQVTNEDSIVLDSFSGTGTTAQAVLELNKDDGGNRKFVLVEMEDYTDEITAERVRRVIKGIPKSKNENLKQGLGGTFSYFKLGDPIETEGILDGSKLPSYLELARYVYYTATGEEFNESKLNEGTGFIGSSKHHDVYMIYKPDIEYLKQTALTLNKARELRKKAGSRPLLVFAPTKYVESGELDELKIDFCQLPFEIYKVGK